In Carya illinoinensis cultivar Pawnee chromosome 16, C.illinoinensisPawnee_v1, whole genome shotgun sequence, a single window of DNA contains:
- the LOC122299485 gene encoding probable choline kinase 2 isoform X1, which yields MGITTRDFVEDRLPEELKKVLRSVAANWGDVMDDLEALEVIKLSGAMTNEVYQINWPAKNGGVVRKVLVRVYGEGVEVFFNRDDEIRTFEFISKQGKGPRLLGRFPDGRVEEFIHARTLSAADLRDPEISALIAAKMREFHNLAVPDPKSSLIWDRMRNWLCVAKSLCSSHDTQDFCLDTLGMEISMLERELSQDYQEVRFCHNDLQYGNIMMDEETKSLTLIDYEYASYNPIAYDIANHFCEMAANYHSQTPHVLDYSQYPDLEERQRFVRIYLSSAGNQPSDAKVEQFVQDVERYTLANHLFWGLWGIISAYVNKINFDYKEYARQRFGQYWLRKPALLGSSG from the exons ATGGGCATAACGACAAGGGATTTTGTCGAAGATCGTCTCCCAGAGGAACTAAAGAAAGTACTTCGATCGGTGGCTGCAAACTGGGGGGATGTGATGGATGACTTGGAGGCTTTGGAGGTGATAAAATTGAGCGGTGCAATGACTAATGAGGTTTACCAGATAAACTGGCCTGCAAAGAATGGTGGGGTTGTGAGAAAGGTCTTGGTTCGGGTCTATGGCGAAGGTGTGGAGGTTTTCTTTAACAGGGACGATGAGATTAGGACGTTTGAGTTCATTTCGAAGCAGGGGAAGGGGCCTCGCCTTCTTGGCCGGTTTCCAGATGGGCGGGTTGAGGAATTCATTCATGCCAGG ACGCTATCAGCGGCTGACCTACGAGATCCTGAGATTTCTGCTCTCATAGCTGCTAAGATGAGAGAGTTCCACAATCTTGCTGTGCCCGATCCAAAGAGTTCACTCATTTGGGACAGAATGAG AAACTGGCTTTGTGTGGCCAAAAGTTTGTGTTCCTCCCATGACACACAGGACTTTTGCTTGGATACTCTTGGGATGGAAATTAGTATGCTAGAGAGAGAGTTGTCACAGGATTATCAAGAGGTTCGATTTTGTCACAATGACCTGCAATATGGCAATATAATGATGGACGAAGAGACAAAATCACTCACTCTCATT GATTATGAGTATGCAAGTTACAACCCTATTGCTTATGACATAGCAAATCATTTCTGTGAAATGGCAGCAAATTACCATTCTCAGACACCTCATGTTTTAGACTATAGTCAATATCCAG ATCTGGAGGAGCGCCAAAGATTTGTCCGCATATATCTGAGTTCTGCAG GCAACCAACCCAGTGACGCAAAAGTGGAGCAGTTTGTCCAGGATGTGGAGAGATACACTCTTGCAAATCATCTCTTTTGGGGCTTATGGGGAATTATATCA GCTTACGTGAACAAGATTAATTTTGATTACAAGGAGTATGCAAGGCAGAGATTTGGTCAGTACTGGCTGAGGAAACCAGCATTGTTGGGTTCTTCAGGCTAG
- the LOC122299485 gene encoding probable choline kinase 2 isoform X2: MGITTRDFVEDRLPEELKKVLRSVAANWGDVMDDLEALEVIKLSGAMTNEVYQINWPAKNGGVVRKVLVRVYGEGVEVFFNRDDEIRTFEFISKQGKGPRLLGRFPDGRVEEFIHARTLSAADLRDPEISALIAAKMREFHNLAVPDPKSSLIWDRMRNWLCVAKSLCSSHDTQDFCLDTLGMEISMLERELSQDYQEVRFCHNDLQYGNIMMDEETKSLTLIDYEYASYNPIAYDIANHFCEMAANYHSQTPHVLDYSQYPDLEERQRFVRIYLSSAGRASIAV, translated from the exons ATGGGCATAACGACAAGGGATTTTGTCGAAGATCGTCTCCCAGAGGAACTAAAGAAAGTACTTCGATCGGTGGCTGCAAACTGGGGGGATGTGATGGATGACTTGGAGGCTTTGGAGGTGATAAAATTGAGCGGTGCAATGACTAATGAGGTTTACCAGATAAACTGGCCTGCAAAGAATGGTGGGGTTGTGAGAAAGGTCTTGGTTCGGGTCTATGGCGAAGGTGTGGAGGTTTTCTTTAACAGGGACGATGAGATTAGGACGTTTGAGTTCATTTCGAAGCAGGGGAAGGGGCCTCGCCTTCTTGGCCGGTTTCCAGATGGGCGGGTTGAGGAATTCATTCATGCCAGG ACGCTATCAGCGGCTGACCTACGAGATCCTGAGATTTCTGCTCTCATAGCTGCTAAGATGAGAGAGTTCCACAATCTTGCTGTGCCCGATCCAAAGAGTTCACTCATTTGGGACAGAATGAG AAACTGGCTTTGTGTGGCCAAAAGTTTGTGTTCCTCCCATGACACACAGGACTTTTGCTTGGATACTCTTGGGATGGAAATTAGTATGCTAGAGAGAGAGTTGTCACAGGATTATCAAGAGGTTCGATTTTGTCACAATGACCTGCAATATGGCAATATAATGATGGACGAAGAGACAAAATCACTCACTCTCATT GATTATGAGTATGCAAGTTACAACCCTATTGCTTATGACATAGCAAATCATTTCTGTGAAATGGCAGCAAATTACCATTCTCAGACACCTCATGTTTTAGACTATAGTCAATATCCAG ATCTGGAGGAGCGCCAAAGATTTGTCCGCATATATCTGAGTTCTGCAG GTAGAGCATCTATAGCTGTTTGA